A single region of the Brassica rapa cultivar Chiifu-401-42 chromosome A03, CAAS_Brap_v3.01, whole genome shotgun sequence genome encodes:
- the LOC103857979 gene encoding uncharacterized protein At3g28850 isoform X1: MGSSASKTTSSSSCCSASTSPPVTKLNSKVPSPSSPTRVPKAFSFPMPSVHHLPAKEGDTHHLVSLMSTTYGSLHITDLDGASDRQTMPHISVSGNNNNKKIPEPEESRDSLSPDSVINTWELMNDLDDDYLDNGNDSVLSFSELTADHDVGVNGSALKPDDSYEFVRMEEYEEDWIPLPSKTKQPLWKHLAEESFLSDLDPNIISSYKRALSSKQLGKDTRQTSLLESARLSSRSLEEQEKPRLSEAEKDENKIVLYFTSLRGIRKTYEDCCYVRTVLRGYQVAVEERDISMDSKYRKELQIALGEEKPVCLPQVFVRGVHIGGMEEIKKLNDGGELGEMLKGLPVCESLGACECCGDARFVPCTSCGGSTKVFEEQEDAFKRCNGCNENGLVRCKKCCL, from the exons ATGGGTTCCTCTGCTTCTAAaaccacttcttcttcttcgtgttGCTCGGCGTCAACTTCACCTCCGGTGACGAAACTCAACTCCAAGGTCCCATCGCCGTCGTCGCCTACGAGGGTTCCTAAAGCTTTCTCATTTCCGATGCCGTCGGTTCATCATCTACCGGCTAAAGAAGGCGACACGCACCACCTTGTCTCTCTCATGTCCACCACTTACGGTTCTCTTCACATCACCGATCTCGACGGAGCCTCCGACAGACAAACAATGCCTCATATCTCCGTGTCCGGGAATAACAATAACAAGAAGATACCTGAACCAGAGGAGTCACGCGACTCGTTATCTCCTGACTCGGTGATTAACACATGGGAGCTCATGAACGACCTTGACGACGACTATTTGGATAACGGTAACG ATTCGGTTCTATCTTTCTCTGAACTCACCGCGGATCATGACGTTGGTGTTAATGGGTCTGCCCTGAAACCGGACGACTCTTACGAGTTCGTGAGAATGGAAGAATATGAGGAAGATTGGATACCACTGCCTTCTAAAACTAAGCAGCCTCTGTGGAAGCATTTGGCTGAAGAATCGTTTCTCTCTGATTTGGATCCTAACATCATCTCATCTTACAAGAGAGCACTGTCTTCAAAACAACTAGGCAAAGACACGAGACAAACCAGTTTACTAGAATCTGCACGTTTGAGTTCTAGGTCTTTGGAAGAGCAAGAGAAACCAAGACTGTCTGAAGCAGAGAAGGATGAGAACAAGATAGTATTATACTTCACTAGCCTCAGAGGAATTCGAAAGACTTATGAGGATTGCTGTTACGTAAGGACGGTATTGAGAGGGTATCAGGTTGCGGTAGAGGAACGTGACATCTCAATGGACTCCAAATACAGGAAAGAGCTTCAGATTGCACTAGGAGAAGAGAAACCGGTTTGTTTGCCTCAGGTGTTCGTAAGAGGAGTTCACATTGGTGGCATGGAGGAGATCAAGAAACTCAACGATGGAGGTGAACTGGGAGAGATGTTAAAAGGGCTTCCTGTTTGTGAATCACTGGGAGCTTGTGAATGCTGTGGAGATGCAAGGTTTGTGCCGTGTACTAGTTGTGGCGGTAGCACCAAAGTGTTTGAGGAACAAGAAGATGCGTTTAAGAGATGCAACGGATGCAATGAGAATGGATTGGTACGTTGTAAGAAATGTTGTCTCTAG
- the LOC103857977 gene encoding two-component response regulator ARR8, whose protein sequence is MGVVTESQFHVLAVDDSLFDRKMIERLLQKSSCQVTTVDSGSKALELLGLRESNESDDPNATSTSPEVEINLIITDYCMPGMTGYDLLKRVKESAAFRSIPVVIMSSENVPARISRCLEEGAEEFFLKPVKLADLTKLKPHMMKTKLKKESEKPAEEVKPEIEEEESPVIEILTLHQELESEQQEPMLSNNKRKAMEEAISTGRSRPKYNDITTSV, encoded by the exons ATGGGTGTGGTAACAGAGTCACAGTTCCATGTTTTGGCGGTTGATGATAGTCTCTTTGATCGGAAAATGATAGAGAGATTGCTGCAAAAGTCTTCCTGTCAAG TAACTACAGTTGATTCAGGCTCTAAAGCTCTCGAGCTTCTTGGTTTGAGAGAAAGCAATGAGAGTGACGACCCAAATGCTACTTCTACATCACCT GAAGTTGAAATAAATCTTATAATTACAGATTACTGTATGCCTGGCATGACTGGTTATGATTTGCTCAAGAGAGTTAAG GAATCAGCTGCATTTAGAAGCATTCCCGTTGTAATAATGTCATCTGAGAACGTTCCTGCTAGAATCTCCAG ATGTCTGGAAGAAGGAGCTGAGGAGTTTTTCTTGAAACCAGTAAAGTTAGCTGATCTCACCAAGTTGAAACCTCATATGATGAAAACCAAGTTGAAGAAAGAAAGTGAAAAACCAGCAGAAGAAGTGAAACCggagatagaagaagaagaatcgcCAGTGATTGAAATCTTGACTCTCCATCAAGAACTTGAATCCGAGCAACAAGAACCAATGTTGAGTAATAATAAGAGGAAAGCAATGGAAGAAGCGATATCTACTGGTCGATCACGTCCTAAATACAACGATATCACAACATCAGTCTGA
- the LOC103860053 gene encoding LOW QUALITY PROTEIN: DNA-(apurinic or apyrimidinic site) lyase, chloroplastic (The sequence of the model RefSeq protein was modified relative to this genomic sequence to represent the inferred CDS: deleted 1 base in 1 codon; substituted 3 bases at 3 genomic stop codons) translates to MNKVLQFGLHSSKYVSIFELFAVLSLCSSSVKFMALGQNQTSLLFFSVLSELQSCHLFQFLFLAVPLRRSLRFGSSIVSVSVRVVGTTSFNKRLMSNATTPFSINNNTKGKEMMKVAAATDHNCHQMVGSKVVIDCXGLFGSPVXLVGFDKWGIVXDDQKEIEAMTVQELRATLRKLGLPVKGLKKELISALQLHMKAYNPKTMRLPPLPEGTKSVKIMTWNVNGLRALLKLESFSALQLAQRENFDVLCLQETKIQVKDVEEVKKALSDGYDHSFWSCSVSKLGYSGTAIISRIKPLSVRYGTGLSGSDHDMEGRIVTTEFDSFYLISTYVPNSGDGLKRLSYRIEEGDRTLSKYIKELEKTKPVVLTGDLNCAHEEIDIYNPAGNKRSAGFTIEERQSFRENFLDKGLVDTFRKQHPGVVGYTYWGYRHGTRKTNKGWRLDYFLVSESIVANVHDSYILPDINGSDHCPIGLILKL, encoded by the exons ATGAACAAGGTTCTTCAGTTCGGTCTCCATAGCTCCAAGTACGTTTCCATCTTCGAATTGTTTGCTGTATTATCGCTTTGTTCTTCTTCCGTAAAGTTTATGGCTTTGGGACAAAATCAAACCTCGTTGTTGTTCTTCTCTGTTCTGTCTGAATTGCAAAGCTGTCAcctttttcaattttt GTTTCTGGCGGTGCCACTTAGGAGAAGCTTAAGATTTGGTTCATCGATTGTTAGTGTTAGTGTTAGAGTAGTAGGAACAACAAGTTTCAACAAGAGACTCATGTCAAATGCTACTACGCCTTTCTCTATCAACAACAACACCAAGGGAAAGGAAATGATGAAGGTAGCAGCAGCTACTGATCATAATTGTCATCAGATGGTTGGTTCAAAGGTTGTGATTGATTGCTAAGGACTTTTTGGTTCTCCTGTTTAATTGGTTGGTTTTGATAAATGGGGTATTGTTTAGGATGATCAAAAAGAAATTGAGGCAATGACTGTTCAAGAACTTAGAGCCACATTGAG GAAACTTGGATTACCTGTGAAGGGACTCAAAAAAGAACTTATCTCAGCTTTACAACTTCATATG AAAGCTTATAACCCAAAGACAATGAGACTTCCCCCTCTCCCAGAGGGAACCAAGTCTGTGAAGATTATGACTTGGAATGTTAATGGACTGAGAGCATTGCTGAAGCTAGAGAGCTTCTCTGCTCTGCAGCTTGCTCAGAGAGAAAACTTTGATGTGTTGTGCTTGCAAGAGACAAAGATCCAG GTGAAGGATGTTGAGGAAGTTAAGAAAGCTCTTAGTGATGGCTATGATCATAGTTTCTGGTCTTGTAGCGTCTCAAAGCTTGGATACTCTGGAACTGCTATTATTTCAAGG ATAAAACCACTCTCAGTTAGATATGGAACTGGTCTATCTGGATCAGATCATGACATGGAAGGACGCATTGTGACTACTGAGTTCGACTCTTTCTACTTGATAAGCACATATGTCCCTAACTCGGGAGATGGCTTAAAAAGACTG TCATACAGGATTGAAGAAGGGGATCGAACCCTCAGCAAGTACATCAAA GAGCTGGAGAAGACTAAACCTGTAGTCTTGACTGGTGATCTAAACTGTGCTCATGAAGAAATCGACATCTACAATCCTGCG gGGAACAAAAGAAGTGCTGGTTTTACAATAGAAGAAAGACAGTCCTTTAGAGAAAACTTCTTAGACAAGGGCCTTGTAGATACCTTTAGAAAACAACATCCTGGTGTTGTAGGTTACACTTATTGGGGTTATCGCCATGGTACCCGCAAAACCAACAAAG GATGGAGACTGGACTACTTCTTGGTATCTGAATCGATTGTGGCCAATGTTCATGATTCTTACATTCTCCCTGATATCAATGGCAGTGATCATTGCCCCATTGGTCTTATTCTCAAGCTCTGA
- the LOC103857981 gene encoding cysteine-rich and transmembrane domain-containing protein WIH2-like isoform X5, which produces MKPRKETTMTQYNQPPVGVPPPQGYPPEGYPPPGYPPQGYPPQGYPQQSYTPPYAPQYPPPQQNQQPHQQSSTTGCLQGWMNMLTFKH; this is translated from the exons ATG AAACCTAGAAAAGAAACAACAATGACTCAGTACAATCAACCTCCCGTTGGTGTTCCTCCTCCTCAAG GTTATCCACCAGAGGGGTATCCACCGCCGGGATATCCGCCGCAAGGTTACCCACCGCAGGGATACCCACAGCAAAGCTATACTCCTCCGTATGCGCCGCAATATCCTCCACCACAGCAGAATCAGCAGCCGCATCAACAGAGCAGTACTACTGGGTGTCTACAAGGATG GATGAACATGCTTACATTCAAACATTGA
- the LOC103857981 gene encoding cysteine-rich and transmembrane domain-containing protein WIH2-like isoform X1: protein MSQYNQPPVGVPTPQGYPPEGYPKESYQPQGYPPPQGYPPQGYPQQGYPPPQGYPQQGYPPPYAPQYPQQHQQQQQQSSPGCLEACFAALCCCCLLDFCFF, encoded by the exons ATGAGTCAGTACAATCAACCTCCCGTTGGTGTTCCTACTCCTCAAG GTTACCCGCCTGAGGGATATCCAAAGGAGTCTTATCAGCCGCAAGGTTATCCTCCTCCTCAGGGATATCCGCCGCAAGGCTACCCACAGCAGGGCTATCCACCACCGCAGGGCTATCCTCAGCAAGGATATCCTCCTCCGTATGCACCGCAATATCCACAGCAGcatcagcagcagcaacagcagAGTAGCCCTGGGTGTCTAGAAGCATG ttttgctgCTCTCTGCTGTTGTTGTCTCTTGGATTTTTGCTTCTTCTGA
- the LOC103857980 gene encoding AUGMIN subunit 1 — protein MSDMTGDTSSLSESKGGSDAARISEVKAWLTSQFESAGKQVPSFDYTHRSIAHLYNLATASQAKSQAATIVANDFRQKASEYRAQAARVREILESAGMAQESLPSNVVSSAQVLANVANLLNIRDTELSSFLVAMGDISLRKTGVEEKRAKAQKDSNVLLDYTRKAIQRLTYLKKILAQLEDDVVPCESQMENWKTNLEVMAAKEEQYIQQYKKYEMLLNRVGYSPKISHRELVEMAEHRKELEKMTKPVVDTLRSYQDLPPDKALAALAIEDKKRQFAAAEKYLEEVLQSALETSDE, from the exons ATGAGCGACATGACCGGTGATACGTCGTCGTTGAGCGAATCCAAGGGAGGATCCGACGCCGCTCGGATCTCGGAAGTGAAAGCTTGGCTCACCTCTCAGTTCGAATCCGCCGGGAAACAAGTCCCCAGTTTCGACTACACTCACCGAAGCATCGCACATCTCTACAATCTCGCCACCGCCTCGCAAGCCAAGTCTCAGGCCGCCACCATCGTCGCCAACGATTTCCGTCAAAAGGCTTCCGAGTACCGTGCTCAAG CGGCTCGGGTTAGAGAGATACTGGAGAGTGCGGGAATGGCGCAGGAGAGCTTACCTTCAAATGTTGTCTCCTCAGCTCAAGTTCTTGCAAATGTGGCCAATTTGCTCAACATTAGAGACACTGAACTCAGCAG TTTCCTTGTTGCAATGGGAGATATTTCTCTGAGGAAGACTGGAGTCGAGGAGAAGAGAGCTAAAGCACAGAAGGATTCTAATGTGCTTCTTGATTATACTAGGAAAGCGATTCAGAGGCTGACTTATTTGAAGAA aattCTTGCGCAGTTAGAAGACGATGTAGTCCCTTGTGAATCGCAGATGGAGAATTGGAAAACTAATTTGGAAGTAATGGCAGCTAAGGAGGAACAGTACATACAGCAGTACAAGAAGTATGAG ATGTTGCTCAACCGTGTTGGCTACAGTCCTAAGATCAGCCACAGAGAGCTGGTGGAAATGGCAGAGCACAGAAAGGAATTGGAGAAGATGACGAAACCCGTCGTTGATACTTTGAGAAGCTACCAAGACTTGCCTCCG GACAAAGCTCTGGCTGCACTAGCAATTGAAGACAAGAAGAGACAGTTTGCAGCCGCCGAAAAGTATCTAGAAGAAGTTTTACAGTCTGCCCTTGAGACAAGCGATGAGTGA
- the LOC103857979 gene encoding uncharacterized protein At3g28850 isoform X2, which translates to MGSSASKTTSSSSCCSASTSPPVTKLNSKVPSPSSPTRVPKAFSFPMPSVHHLPAKEGDTHHLVSLMSTTYGSLHITDLDGASDRQTMPHISVSGNNNNKKIPEPEESRDSLSPDSVINTWELMNDLDDDYLDNGNGKHDNVVKLDSFSELTADHDVGVNGSALKPDDSYEFVRMEEYEEDWIPLPSKTKQPLWKHLAEESFLSDLDPNIISSYKRALSSKQLGKDTRQTSLLESARLSSRSLEEQEKPRLSEAEKDENKIVLYFTSLRGIRKTYEDCCYVRTVLRGYQVAVEERDISMDSKYRKELQIALGEEKPVCLPQVFVRGVHIGGMEEIKKLNDGGELGEMLKGLPVCESLGACECCGDARFVPCTSCGGSTKVFEEQEDAFKRCNGCNENGLVRCKKCCL; encoded by the exons ATGGGTTCCTCTGCTTCTAAaaccacttcttcttcttcgtgttGCTCGGCGTCAACTTCACCTCCGGTGACGAAACTCAACTCCAAGGTCCCATCGCCGTCGTCGCCTACGAGGGTTCCTAAAGCTTTCTCATTTCCGATGCCGTCGGTTCATCATCTACCGGCTAAAGAAGGCGACACGCACCACCTTGTCTCTCTCATGTCCACCACTTACGGTTCTCTTCACATCACCGATCTCGACGGAGCCTCCGACAGACAAACAATGCCTCATATCTCCGTGTCCGGGAATAACAATAACAAGAAGATACCTGAACCAGAGGAGTCACGCGACTCGTTATCTCCTGACTCGGTGATTAACACATGGGAGCTCATGAACGACCTTGACGACGACTATTTGGATAACGGTAACGGTAAGCATGATAACGTCGTAAAATTGGAT TCTTTCTCTGAACTCACCGCGGATCATGACGTTGGTGTTAATGGGTCTGCCCTGAAACCGGACGACTCTTACGAGTTCGTGAGAATGGAAGAATATGAGGAAGATTGGATACCACTGCCTTCTAAAACTAAGCAGCCTCTGTGGAAGCATTTGGCTGAAGAATCGTTTCTCTCTGATTTGGATCCTAACATCATCTCATCTTACAAGAGAGCACTGTCTTCAAAACAACTAGGCAAAGACACGAGACAAACCAGTTTACTAGAATCTGCACGTTTGAGTTCTAGGTCTTTGGAAGAGCAAGAGAAACCAAGACTGTCTGAAGCAGAGAAGGATGAGAACAAGATAGTATTATACTTCACTAGCCTCAGAGGAATTCGAAAGACTTATGAGGATTGCTGTTACGTAAGGACGGTATTGAGAGGGTATCAGGTTGCGGTAGAGGAACGTGACATCTCAATGGACTCCAAATACAGGAAAGAGCTTCAGATTGCACTAGGAGAAGAGAAACCGGTTTGTTTGCCTCAGGTGTTCGTAAGAGGAGTTCACATTGGTGGCATGGAGGAGATCAAGAAACTCAACGATGGAGGTGAACTGGGAGAGATGTTAAAAGGGCTTCCTGTTTGTGAATCACTGGGAGCTTGTGAATGCTGTGGAGATGCAAGGTTTGTGCCGTGTACTAGTTGTGGCGGTAGCACCAAAGTGTTTGAGGAACAAGAAGATGCGTTTAAGAGATGCAACGGATGCAATGAGAATGGATTGGTACGTTGTAAGAAATGTTGTCTCTAG
- the LOC103857981 gene encoding cysteine-rich and transmembrane domain-containing protein WIH2-like isoform X4, whose protein sequence is MTQYNQPPVGVPPPQGYPPEGYPPPGYPPQGYPPQGYPQQSYTPPYAPQYPPPQQNQQPHQQSSTTGCLQGCLAALCCCWLFESCAELAL, encoded by the exons ATGACTCAGTACAATCAACCTCCCGTTGGTGTTCCTCCTCCTCAAG GTTATCCACCAGAGGGGTATCCACCGCCGGGATATCCGCCGCAAGGTTACCCACCGCAGGGATACCCACAGCAAAGCTATACTCCTCCGTATGCGCCGCAATATCCTCCACCACAGCAGAATCAGCAGCCGCATCAACAGAGCAGTACTACTGGGTGTCTACAAGGATG TCTTGCTGCTCTATGCTGTTGCTGGCTATTCGAATCTTGTGCAGAGCTGGCACTTTAA
- the LOC103857984 gene encoding peroxidase 25, with the protein MGVYLGNYCFVMIIVLVLGKEVRSQSLKNGYYSSSCPRAESIVRSTVESHFDSDPTISPGLLRLHFHDCFVQGCDGSVLIKGKKAEQAALANGGLRGFEVIDDAKAQLELECPGVVSCADILALAARDAVDLSSGPSWRVPTGRKDGRISLASEASNLPSPFDSVAVQKQKFEAKGLDAHDLVTLLGAHTIGQTDCLFFRYRLYNYTVTGNSDPTISPSFLTQLKTLCPPNGDPSKRVALDIGSPSKFDVSFFKNLRDGNGILESDQRLWSDSETNDVVRKYASTIRGLLGLRFDKEFGQAMVKMSSIEVKTDVDGEVRKVCSKINY; encoded by the exons atgGGAGTGTACTTAGGCAACTATTGTTTTGTGATGATAATAGTGTTGGTATTGGGAAAAGAAGTGAGAAGCCAGTCTTTAAAAAATGGTTATTATTCATCTTCATGTCCAAGAGCTGAGTCCATAGTAAGATCCACTGTTGAATCTCACTTTGATTCTGATCCCACCATCTCTCCTGGCTTGCTTAGGCTTCATTTCCATGACTGTTTTGTCCAG GGTTGTGATGGATCGGTTTTAATCAAAGGAAAAAAAGCGGAGCAAGCCGCTCTAGCTAATGGTGGTCTTAGAGGGTTCGAAGTGATAGATGATGCGAAAGCACAACTCGAGTTAGAGTGCCCAGGAGTTGTGTCATGTGCAGATATACTTGCACTTGCTGCTCGTGACGCTGTTGACTTG AGTTCTGGACCAAGCTGGCGAGTTCCAACGGGTCGTAAAGACGGTAGAATTTCGCTGGCATCGGAAGCATCGAATCTACCTTCACCATTTGACTCCGTTGCTGTTCAAAAGCAAAAGTTCGAAGCTAAAGGGCTGGATGCTCATGATCTAGTTACTCTACTAG GTGCACATACAATAGGACAAACGGACTGTCTCTTTTTCCGTTACCGTTTATACAACTACACGGTGACGGGAAACTCGGACCCAACCATAAGCCCATCGTTTCTTACGCAGCTCAAGACTCTTTGTCCTCCCAACGGAGACCCATCAAAACGTGTTGCTCTTGACATTGGCAGTCCATCAAAATTCGATGTAAGCTTCTTCAAGAACCTACGAGACGGTAACGGCATTTTGGAGTCGGACCAACGGCTTTGGTCGGACTCCGAGACAAATGACGTGGTGAGGAAGTATGCGAGTACTATTAGAGGTTTGTTAGGGTTAAGGTTTGATAAGGAGTTTGGTCAAGCTATGGTTAAGATGAGTTCCATTGAGGTAAAGACAGACGTTGATGGTGAGGTCAGGAAAGTTTGCTCTAAGATCAACTATTGA
- the LOC103857983 gene encoding protein EARLY RESPONSIVE TO DEHYDRATION 15, protein MAMVSGRRSTLNPDAPLFVPAAVRQVEDFSPEWWQLVTTSTWYHDYWISQHQGADGFYDGEVDVADLLPESFDFDDMEDLFEADEFGGEIYHAPSDFGLGKNGEMVRRSSGNRSPRLVVEPAKYAEKPAKWANQRVAAPRNIHQPR, encoded by the exons ATGGCGATGGTTTCAGGAAGACGTTCTACTCTAAACCCCGACGCGCCTCTGTTTGTTCCGGCGGCTGTTCGACAAGTGGAGGATTTCTCTCCGGAGTGGTGGCAGTTGGTGACGACATCGACTTGGTACCATGACTACTGGATCAGCCAGCACCAAGGAGCAGATGGTTTCTATGATGGTGAAGTCGATGTAGCTGATCTTCTCCCGGAGTCTTTTGATTTCGATGACATGGAAGATCTCTTCGAAGCTGATGAGTTCGGTGGGGAGATCTACCATGCGCCTTCTGACTTTG GTTTAGGGAAGAACGGTGAGATGGTGAGGAGATCTAGTGGGAACAGGAGTCCTAGGTTGGTTGTTGAACCGGCTAAGTATGCAGAGAAGCCAGCTAAATGGGCAAACCAGAGGGTTGCGGCTCCAAGAAACATCCACCAGCCTCGCTGA
- the LOC103857981 gene encoding cysteine-rich and transmembrane domain-containing protein WIH2-like isoform X3, whose translation MKPRKETTMTQYNQPPVGVPPPQGYPPEGYPPPGYPPQGYPPQGYPQQSYTPPYAPQYPPPQQNQQPHQQSSTTGCLQGCLAALCCCWLFESCAELAL comes from the exons ATG AAACCTAGAAAAGAAACAACAATGACTCAGTACAATCAACCTCCCGTTGGTGTTCCTCCTCCTCAAG GTTATCCACCAGAGGGGTATCCACCGCCGGGATATCCGCCGCAAGGTTACCCACCGCAGGGATACCCACAGCAAAGCTATACTCCTCCGTATGCGCCGCAATATCCTCCACCACAGCAGAATCAGCAGCCGCATCAACAGAGCAGTACTACTGGGTGTCTACAAGGATG TCTTGCTGCTCTATGCTGTTGCTGGCTATTCGAATCTTGTGCAGAGCTGGCACTTTAA
- the LOC103857978 gene encoding uncharacterized protein LOC103857978 codes for MGSNLCCSRHPDTYESTTGNNGDRSLPTGDDKFLSDASTFSVKEQESQLKAARLEEQRLGREAEKVNSWVKHESARFDHLP; via the coding sequence ATGGGCTCAAACTTGTGCTGCTCTCGCCATCCAGATACCTATGAAAGTACCACGGGCAACAACGGTGACCGTAGCTTGCCAACAGGCGATGACAAATTTCTATCGGACGCAAGCACGTTCTCCGTGAAGGAGCAAGAGAGTCAGcttaaggcagcgagattggaGGAGCAAAGGCTTGGCCGTGAAGCAGAGAAAGTCAACTCATGGGTCAAACATGAATCAGCCAGGTTCGACCACCTTCCATAG
- the LOC103857981 gene encoding cysteine-rich and transmembrane domain-containing protein WIH2-like isoform X2 produces the protein MTQYNQPPVGVPPPQGYPPEGYPKESYQPQGYPPPQGYPPQGYPQQGYPPPQGYPQQGYPPPYAPQYPQQHQQQQQQSSPGCLEACFAALCCCCLLDFCFF, from the exons ATGACTCAGTACAATCAACCTCCCGTTGGTGTTCCTCCTCCTCAAG GTTACCCGCCTGAGGGATATCCAAAGGAGTCTTATCAGCCGCAAGGTTATCCTCCTCCTCAGGGATATCCGCCGCAAGGCTACCCACAGCAGGGCTATCCACCACCGCAGGGCTATCCTCAGCAAGGATATCCTCCTCCGTATGCACCGCAATATCCACAGCAGcatcagcagcagcaacagcagAGTAGCCCTGGGTGTCTAGAAGCATG ttttgctgCTCTCTGCTGTTGTTGTCTCTTGGATTTTTGCTTCTTCTGA